Proteins encoded within one genomic window of Sphaerisporangium krabiense:
- a CDS encoding carboxylesterase/lipase family protein yields the protein MPEPLPGRPRVRTTEGVVQGRRRQGHAVFRGIPYAQPPVGALRFAAPAPPHRWEGTRQAAEFGPVVPLSLPVDTGPPQGTDWLTLNVGTPDPGAAGLPVLVWFPVGGYISAVSSDPMYDPAALAEAGLVVVTVNCRVGVEGFAFLDDAPPNRGFLDQIAALEWVRRNIAAFGGDPDQVTVAGQSAGAGSVAALLTMKPARGLFRRAIAHSVPGLHSTPALARQVTAALAGRLGAAAPTAAALRDTDPWRLAAELTSFNAGLHAHRESWGRLTETGTALCPVVDGEVLPETPWPALTGARASGTELLVGHARDEFRLFSVMSGRQGTFTEQDVRAALELLAPKPHGAEAYRAAFPQAGPEELVETVYSDALFRMPSQQLAEANAAAGGTSYLFELRWTAPALGGALGACHSLDVPLAFGTPASPVGARLLGDEPTPEAVALSRELKEAWVRFVTTGDAGWPAYRPDQRLTRVLDAESETLPYPEQASRLIWEGHSPAPFDLS from the coding sequence ATGCCTGAACCACTGCCCGGACGGCCAAGGGTGCGGACCACCGAAGGCGTGGTGCAGGGGCGCCGGCGGCAGGGGCACGCGGTGTTCCGCGGCATCCCCTACGCCCAGCCCCCGGTGGGAGCGCTCCGCTTCGCCGCGCCCGCCCCGCCGCACCGCTGGGAGGGGACGAGGCAGGCCGCGGAGTTCGGCCCCGTGGTGCCGCTGTCCCTGCCGGTCGACACGGGTCCACCGCAGGGCACGGACTGGCTGACGCTCAACGTCGGCACTCCCGATCCGGGCGCGGCAGGACTGCCGGTGCTGGTGTGGTTCCCCGTGGGCGGCTACATCTCGGCGGTGTCGAGCGACCCGATGTACGACCCGGCGGCGCTGGCCGAGGCGGGACTCGTCGTGGTGACCGTCAACTGCCGCGTGGGCGTGGAGGGTTTCGCGTTCCTCGACGACGCGCCGCCCAACCGCGGGTTCCTCGACCAGATCGCGGCGCTGGAGTGGGTGCGGCGGAACATCGCCGCCTTCGGAGGCGACCCCGACCAGGTCACCGTGGCCGGACAGTCCGCCGGGGCAGGGTCGGTCGCCGCCCTCCTGACGATGAAGCCGGCCCGCGGCCTGTTCCGGCGGGCCATCGCCCACTCGGTGCCGGGGCTGCACAGCACCCCCGCGCTGGCACGGCAGGTCACCGCCGCGCTCGCCGGCCGGCTCGGCGCGGCGGCCCCCACCGCCGCGGCCTTGCGCGACACCGACCCCTGGCGCCTGGCCGCGGAGCTCACCTCCTTCAACGCCGGACTCCACGCACACCGGGAGAGCTGGGGACGGCTCACGGAGACCGGCACCGCCCTGTGCCCCGTCGTCGACGGCGAGGTCCTCCCCGAAACGCCCTGGCCCGCGCTGACCGGCGCGCGCGCGAGCGGGACCGAGCTGCTCGTCGGCCACGCCCGGGACGAGTTCCGGCTGTTCAGCGTCATGAGCGGACGGCAGGGCACCTTCACCGAGCAGGACGTCCGTGCGGCCCTGGAACTGCTCGCCCCGAAGCCGCACGGCGCGGAGGCGTACCGTGCCGCGTTTCCGCAGGCCGGGCCGGAGGAGCTGGTGGAGACCGTGTACTCCGACGCCCTGTTCCGCATGCCGTCGCAGCAGCTGGCCGAGGCGAACGCCGCGGCAGGCGGCACCTCGTACCTGTTCGAACTGCGCTGGACCGCCCCGGCCCTCGGCGGCGCCCTGGGCGCCTGCCACAGCCTCGACGTCCCCCTGGCGTTCGGTACGCCGGCCAGCCCCGTCGGCGCGCGACTCCTCGGCGACGAGCCCACCCCCGAGGCCGTCGCGCTCTCCCGCGAACTCAAGGAGGCATGGGTCCGCTTCGTCACCACCGGCGACGCCGGATGGCCCGCCTACCGGCCCGACCAGCGGCTCACCCGCGTCCTGGACGCCGAGTCGGAGACTCTGCCCTACCCCGAACAGGCCTCCCGCCTGATCTGGGAAGGCCACTCCCCCGCCCCCTTCGATCTCTCGTAG
- a CDS encoding serine hydrolase domain-containing protein → MTMEIDEVGEWLRERLPGLAQEHGVPGVAVAVGAGGRVVEAAAGVLSTATGVEATVDSVFQIGSVTKVLTATLVMGLVAEGLVELDAPVGRYLPGFREATVRQLLCHTAGFEGDVFTDTGKGDDCLERYVDLLADVPQIFAPGEMFSYNNAGYSVLGRIVEVVRGEPFDRCMRDHLFTPLGMTHAANDPYEAILHRAAVGHLGGRPVPVWAMARSNAPAGSMLAMTPRDLLAFARAHLADEGLRAMREPQVVLPDIGWGTAWGLGWTLYDLPGGPVFGHDGNTIGQSAVLRVDPGRDVSVAIFTNGGDRKPLMKEILDRVVESPAEPVPDPAARPDARRCAGVYLSSTSETTVSADQRGRLWLEQIPLGLAAEAGDEPYRTELLGWRGNSLLPAEPGHRPVAFLGDDGEGRARYLHTGRADVRAAGRIEA, encoded by the coding sequence ATGACGATGGAGATCGATGAGGTCGGGGAGTGGCTGCGGGAGCGGCTGCCGGGGCTGGCGCAGGAGCACGGGGTGCCGGGGGTGGCGGTCGCCGTCGGCGCCGGCGGGCGGGTGGTCGAGGCGGCGGCGGGGGTGCTGAGCACGGCGACCGGGGTGGAGGCGACGGTCGACTCGGTGTTCCAGATCGGGTCGGTCACCAAGGTGCTGACGGCGACGCTGGTGATGGGGCTCGTCGCGGAGGGGCTGGTGGAGCTCGACGCGCCGGTGGGGAGGTACCTTCCCGGGTTCCGGGAGGCGACCGTCCGGCAGCTGCTGTGCCACACGGCCGGGTTCGAGGGGGACGTGTTCACCGACACGGGCAAGGGGGACGACTGCCTGGAGAGGTACGTGGACCTGCTGGCCGACGTGCCGCAGATCTTCGCGCCCGGGGAGATGTTCTCCTACAACAACGCGGGCTACAGCGTGCTCGGGCGGATCGTCGAGGTCGTGCGGGGCGAGCCGTTCGACCGGTGCATGCGGGACCACCTGTTCACGCCCCTGGGCATGACGCACGCGGCGAACGATCCGTACGAGGCGATCCTGCATCGCGCGGCGGTGGGGCACCTCGGCGGGCGGCCCGTCCCGGTCTGGGCGATGGCGCGCTCGAACGCGCCCGCCGGGTCGATGCTCGCCATGACCCCGCGCGACCTGCTGGCCTTCGCCCGGGCGCATCTCGCCGACGAGGGGCTGCGGGCCATGCGGGAGCCGCAGGTCGTCCTGCCGGACATCGGCTGGGGGACGGCCTGGGGCCTGGGCTGGACGCTCTACGACCTGCCGGGCGGCCCGGTGTTCGGCCACGACGGCAACACCATCGGGCAGTCGGCCGTCCTGCGGGTCGACCCCGGCCGCGACGTGTCCGTGGCGATCTTCACCAACGGCGGCGACCGCAAGCCGCTGATGAAGGAGATCCTCGACAGGGTCGTCGAGTCCCCCGCCGAGCCCGTCCCGGACCCCGCGGCGCGCCCGGACGCCAGGCGCTGCGCGGGCGTCTACCTGTCGAGCACGAGCGAGACCACGGTGAGCGCAGACCAACGGGGACGGCTGTGGCTCGAGCAGATCCCCCTCGGCCTCGCGGCGGAGGCCGGCGACGAGCCGTACCGCACAGAGCTGCTCGGCTGGCGGGGGAACTCCCTGCTGCCCGCGGAGCCCGGCCACCGTCCCGTCGCGTTCCTGGGAGACGACGGCGAGGGCCGTGCGCGTTACCTGCACACGGGCCGCGCCGACGTTCGTGCGGCCGGACGAATCGAAGCCTGA
- a CDS encoding HEAT repeat domain-containing protein, which yields MARSEAFQEFLAGVNTPVAFTRDSLDEIPGIEALYLLDGAERIEAEDILIAKLAENDGRAAVALADAGCVRAIPALIEATTEAAEPAMRVFAAGALLRLDDDAGRAALVRILRAHEGTGTDRGGAARLLAGLPDPDKELLLEVASTDPDSTARSEATYALLRVVGLDGEETALGEVLLSIRGRLLSSLATVRDEAAAELRAVLAEWEAGKTSEELGLTWHADMRNRPLRRFIDSIDSTRADFRVEGLGELTGRERTLVENLVLLRLHADRRAVRAAGRLGVHRAIEPLRELLGSATGHAREEILSVLNSLTT from the coding sequence ATGGCGCGTTCGGAGGCGTTCCAGGAATTCCTGGCGGGGGTGAACACGCCCGTGGCGTTCACCCGTGACTCACTCGACGAGATCCCCGGCATCGAGGCGCTGTACCTGCTGGACGGTGCGGAGCGAATCGAGGCGGAGGACATCCTCATCGCCAAGCTCGCCGAGAACGACGGCCGGGCGGCGGTCGCCCTCGCCGACGCGGGCTGCGTCCGCGCCATTCCCGCGCTCATCGAGGCGACCACCGAGGCGGCAGAGCCCGCCATGCGGGTCTTCGCGGCCGGAGCGCTGCTCAGGCTGGACGACGACGCGGGCCGCGCCGCTCTCGTGCGGATCCTGCGCGCGCATGAGGGCACCGGAACCGACCGCGGCGGCGCCGCCCGGCTCCTGGCCGGGCTTCCGGACCCGGACAAGGAACTCCTGCTGGAGGTGGCGTCGACCGATCCGGACAGTACCGCCCGGTCGGAGGCGACCTACGCCCTGCTGCGCGTGGTGGGCCTGGACGGCGAGGAGACGGCGCTGGGTGAGGTGCTGCTGAGCATCCGCGGCCGGTTGCTGTCGTCCCTGGCGACCGTGCGAGACGAGGCCGCCGCGGAGCTGCGCGCGGTGCTCGCCGAGTGGGAGGCGGGCAAGACCTCCGAGGAACTGGGGCTGACCTGGCATGCCGACATGAGGAACCGGCCGCTTCGCCGGTTCATCGACAGCATCGACAGCACCAGGGCCGACTTCCGCGTCGAAGGACTGGGCGAGCTGACCGGCCGGGAACGCACCCTCGTGGAGAACCTCGTCCTGCTCCGCCTGCACGCGGATCGCCGCGCGGTCCGGGCGGCGGGCCGGCTGGGCGTCCACCGGGCGATCGAGCCGCTGCGTGAACTGCTGGGCTCGGCCACGGGTCACGCACGGGAGGAGATCCTGTCCGTCCTGAACAGCCTGACGACGTGA